The genomic segment CTCAAGATCCAGAATTGAAAGAACTATTAACTCGTCACTTTCCGCAACATGTAAAAGACTATAATTTGAAGGTGGAGTTTGTGCAAAGCGAGACAACGCCAGAAATTAGTAAATTCAGCCCCGATGATTTAAAACCGACGCTCCAGGATTTCACAAAAGCGCCCGTCCCAATTCAACCGGAACAACCAAGAACATCCGTTCAAACCCACAATGATCGGGAAATCGCCACCGCCTATTTACTCAATCAAAAAAGCTCAGCCAAAAATTATGGAGCGGCAGCTGTCGAGTGTGCGAATCCTGATTTAAGACATTTTTTAGAAAATGCTTTCATGAATAGTAATCGTCATGCTTATGATATATGGCAGTACATGGTTAAAAATGGATATTACCCATTAATGCCTGCGACCGCAGAAGCGACTACTGTAATCGCGACCATGTACTTGCCAATTCCCGAGTCTTTTTAAGGTGACAGTGCACCTAAACGAAGCCACTGAATAAGTTCTTTTTTTAGTAAGAACTAGTTGATTGTAGTGAAGAGCGGCGACTCCAGCGGGAACAGCGGATAGGAAGAGAAAGTTCACTCTTCCTTGGCTAAAGACCCCGCAGGAAGAGCCGTTACGAAGAACGGCTTTTGCGAGCAAAAGCGCTAGCGTTGGGAGCACGGGCAAGAATGCCTTAATTTCTGCCCGCGGAGAGCGTCCGCTCGGAACGGAAATCAACGGGATGGAAGGAAATTGTACTTTTTCAGTGCCACCTGCACCTAAACAAACATGATTTTCTCAATTAACATGTTTGTTTTATTTACTTAGAGATCTCTTTTCCAA from the Sporosarcina psychrophila genome contains:
- a CDS encoding spore coat protein → MKLAGHELYELSELIAGCFNTVTCMGAFINQAQDPELKELLTRHFPQHVKDYNLKVEFVQSETTPEISKFSPDDLKPTLQDFTKAPVPIQPEQPRTSVQTHNDREIATAYLLNQKSSAKNYGAAAVECANPDLRHFLENAFMNSNRHAYDIWQYMVKNGYYPLMPATAEATTVIATMYLPIPESF